A single Paraburkholderia sp. FT54 DNA region contains:
- the nhaR gene encoding transcriptional activator NhaR, producing MNFKHLHYFWVAAHAGGIVRAGEQLHISPQTLSGQIKLLEEALDKKLFRKSGRTLELTDAGRLALDYADEIFSLGSELESAVRRESEAGPQTRFRVGIADSVPKAIAYRLLEPALSASVSLRMICHEGKLHALLAQLAVHRLDLIIADAPIPADVNIKAFNHRLGRSTLSCFGAQALIQSGKKRFPLSLGQLPVLLPGTESAVRRKLDHWLASHAISPRIVGEFDDGAMTMAFAREGRGLLFAPTVLESQLQAEHKLTMVGQINSIVEEFFAISIERRISHPAVAMILDAARSELFNV from the coding sequence GTGAACTTCAAACATCTGCATTACTTCTGGGTCGCGGCGCACGCGGGCGGCATCGTTCGGGCGGGCGAGCAGTTGCACATCTCGCCGCAAACGCTCAGCGGGCAGATCAAGCTGCTTGAAGAAGCGCTGGATAAAAAACTGTTCAGAAAAAGCGGCCGCACACTCGAACTCACCGATGCGGGCCGCCTGGCGCTCGATTACGCCGACGAAATATTCTCGCTAGGTTCGGAGCTGGAAAGCGCGGTGCGGCGCGAAAGCGAAGCTGGGCCGCAAACGCGGTTTCGCGTCGGAATCGCGGATTCGGTGCCGAAGGCGATCGCGTACCGGCTGCTGGAACCCGCGCTGAGCGCTTCCGTCTCGCTGCGTATGATCTGCCATGAGGGCAAGCTGCACGCACTTCTTGCGCAACTGGCCGTGCACCGCCTCGACCTGATCATCGCGGACGCTCCCATTCCCGCCGACGTCAACATCAAGGCATTCAACCACCGGCTCGGCCGTTCGACGCTCAGTTGCTTCGGCGCGCAGGCGCTGATCCAGAGTGGCAAGAAACGCTTCCCGCTGTCGCTCGGTCAGTTGCCGGTGTTGCTGCCCGGCACGGAATCCGCGGTGCGCCGCAAGCTGGATCACTGGCTGGCGTCGCATGCGATTTCGCCGCGCATCGTCGGCGAGTTCGACGACGGGGCGATGACCATGGCATTCGCGCGTGAAGGCCGCGGCTTGCTGTTCGCGCCCACCGTGCTGGAGAGCCAGCTGCAGGCCGAGCACAAGCTGACGATGGTCGGGCAGATCAATTCCATCGTCGAAGAATTCTTTGCCATCTCGATCGAGCGCCGAATCAGCCATCCGGCTGTCGCGATGATCCTGGACGCGGCGCGTAGCGAGCTGTTCAATGTCTAG
- a CDS encoding CBS domain-containing protein, with translation MASVAQFLRSKAFRTVWSTQASASVYDAIAIMAHRRVGALIVVHDGRVAGIVTERDYARKIVLMHRSSRYTPVRDIMSTAVRYVSPEQTTEECMALMTEHRIRYLPVIAEGQVVGMVSIGDLIKNLIAEQEDTIRQLEHYIHGNGFQVGHHGFQAQSPAGLSTQ, from the coding sequence ATGGCATCGGTTGCGCAATTCCTGCGTTCAAAGGCGTTCCGGACAGTATGGTCGACCCAGGCATCCGCTTCGGTTTACGACGCGATCGCGATCATGGCTCACAGGCGGGTGGGCGCGCTCATCGTCGTCCATGACGGGCGTGTGGCCGGCATCGTCACGGAGCGCGATTACGCGCGAAAAATCGTGCTGATGCACCGCTCGTCAAGGTATACGCCGGTGCGCGACATCATGTCGACGGCGGTGCGCTATGTCAGTCCGGAACAGACCACCGAGGAATGCATGGCCCTCATGACGGAGCACCGGATCCGTTATCTGCCTGTGATTGCCGAGGGGCAAGTGGTCGGCATGGTGTCGATCGGCGACCTGATCAAGAACCTGATTGCCGAGCAGGAAGACACGATCCGGCAGTTGGAGCACTACATCCACGGCAACGGTTTTCAGGTCGGACATCATGGATTTCAGGCGCAATCGCCAGCAGGTTTGAGCACTCAATAA
- a CDS encoding Tim44-like domain-containing protein: MYTQIINQLRRAAGTVTRGTAALGLAGLLALGAVASNDAEAKRVGGSQSIGRQSQTASPSGQAQRSQQAQPAQQATQAPAAGAGSRWMGPLAGLAAGLGIAALLSSFGLGEGLAQLLSNALLIGVVILAGVMLFRFIANRRRSDLAYGHGAASRQQTGSSPLLNQMGQARAETRFRGWPRAAMGMTGTANTMNAPELSPGPDQTALLVSAKSMFMRLQGAWDRNEQGDLFELTTPEMFARLKQDLEARGREPSHTDVTQLDAEVLGTESNADETLVSVRFHGQMREDDAQTAQPFQEIWNLVRQVQGDQAWRLAGIQQIGG; this comes from the coding sequence ATGTACACGCAGATCATCAATCAACTTCGACGTGCTGCCGGCACGGTGACGCGCGGGACCGCGGCGCTCGGTCTGGCGGGGCTCCTTGCGCTCGGCGCCGTGGCTTCGAACGATGCCGAAGCAAAGCGGGTGGGCGGCAGCCAAAGCATCGGGCGTCAGTCGCAAACGGCGTCGCCATCCGGGCAAGCACAACGGAGCCAGCAAGCCCAACCGGCGCAGCAGGCCACGCAGGCGCCGGCCGCCGGCGCGGGAAGCCGCTGGATGGGCCCGCTCGCCGGCCTTGCCGCTGGACTTGGCATTGCGGCGTTGCTGTCGTCGTTTGGGCTCGGTGAGGGACTCGCGCAACTGCTGTCGAATGCGCTGTTGATCGGCGTGGTGATTCTTGCCGGCGTGATGCTGTTCCGCTTTATCGCCAACCGGCGTCGCTCGGATCTCGCCTATGGGCACGGTGCCGCGAGCCGGCAGCAAACGGGCAGCTCGCCGCTTCTGAATCAGATGGGGCAAGCGCGGGCCGAAACGCGTTTTCGAGGCTGGCCGCGCGCAGCGATGGGTATGACCGGAACGGCGAACACCATGAACGCACCGGAACTTTCGCCCGGACCCGATCAGACTGCATTGCTGGTGTCGGCGAAGTCGATGTTCATGCGTCTCCAGGGCGCGTGGGACCGCAACGAGCAGGGGGATCTGTTCGAACTGACGACGCCGGAAATGTTCGCGCGGCTCAAGCAGGACCTCGAGGCGCGCGGTCGCGAGCCGAGCCATACGGACGTGACGCAACTCGATGCCGAGGTGCTGGGCACCGAAAGCAATGCCGATGAAACATTGGTCAGCGTTCGCTTCCACGGTCAGATGCGGGAAGACGATGCTCAGACCGCCCAGCCATTCCAGGAGATCTGGAACCTGGTCAGGCAAGTGCAGGGCGACCAGGCGTGGCGCCTGGCGGGCATCCAGCAGATCGGCGGATAA
- a CDS encoding RidA family protein — MSREIIRVEPLSSWLERWKAPTSAVTRHGDTIYVSGFPPFDPNTGEVMDAPIERQTERVLEQLKLCVETAGSSLDQVLKCNVYCTSVDMFPAVNAIYARFFGPNPPARIFVNVPAWPGRFDIEIDCVAAIDSSRA; from the coding sequence ATGAGCCGAGAAATCATTCGCGTCGAACCACTGTCGAGCTGGCTCGAACGCTGGAAAGCGCCGACTTCCGCGGTCACCCGCCACGGCGACACGATCTACGTGTCCGGCTTCCCGCCGTTCGATCCCAACACGGGCGAAGTGATGGACGCACCGATCGAGCGTCAGACGGAGCGGGTATTGGAACAGCTGAAATTGTGCGTCGAGACGGCGGGTTCATCGCTCGATCAGGTGCTCAAGTGCAACGTGTATTGCACGTCGGTCGACATGTTTCCCGCCGTCAACGCGATCTATGCGCGCTTCTTCGGACCGAACCCACCCGCCAGGATTTTCGTCAATGTGCCGGCGTGGCCTGGACGCTTCGACATCGAGATCGATTGTGTGGCGGCGATTGATAGCAGCCGCGCCTGA
- a CDS encoding septal ring lytic transglycosylase RlpA family protein, with protein MLKKAPGTLRYDARGHLDHVRLRPGPGSAFAALLFLVLSCFSSTALPAQKPASAEVSPASPKAAQHGRLDRTGKTRKGKASYYGREFYKRKMADGTPMNPQSNTAASKTLPLGTKARVTNLKNGNSEVVEIRDRGPYVKDRIVDVSPQTADKLGLKKDGIAPVEVKPVEVPQADGTVKPGAGVQETPRARSSADVQDSRHSLH; from the coding sequence TTGCTCAAGAAGGCGCCTGGTACGTTGCGGTACGACGCTCGCGGCCATCTCGACCACGTCCGTTTGCGGCCCGGTCCAGGATCCGCGTTTGCAGCGCTTCTGTTTCTGGTGTTGTCGTGCTTCTCGAGCACGGCGCTTCCGGCGCAAAAGCCGGCATCCGCCGAAGTCAGCCCGGCGAGCCCGAAGGCAGCTCAGCACGGACGTCTTGATCGCACCGGCAAGACCCGCAAGGGCAAGGCTTCGTATTATGGCCGGGAGTTCTACAAAAGAAAGATGGCTGACGGTACGCCGATGAATCCGCAATCCAATACCGCCGCGAGCAAGACGCTACCGCTTGGCACCAAGGCGCGAGTCACGAATCTGAAAAACGGCAACAGCGAGGTGGTGGAAATCAGGGATCGCGGCCCGTACGTCAAGGATCGAATCGTCGACGTATCGCCCCAGACTGCGGATAAGCTCGGGTTGAAAAAAGATGGCATCGCCCCCGTCGAAGTCAAGCCGGTGGAAGTTCCGCAGGCCGACGGTACCGTGAAGCCGGGCGCAGGTGTACAGGAAACCCCGCGCGCCAGGTCGTCGGCTGATGTGCAGGATAGCCGCCATTCATTGCATTGA
- a CDS encoding c-type cytochrome — MISSRSSTMLRNRLRSLSIAALVGFAGTCQAQPAANAQDTAAGTTAPSIATCVACHGALGAGTVSGGPRLAGKDPVYLAHALSMFKAGTRASTVMQPVALNLSDSDIQQLANFFSSQDPPLAKGAPPPQSLVIAGKQLAEMGAGSNVPACFSCHGAGGKGNGARFPGIAGEPAAFVVTRLHEFQERAKGKPPAPGSMTAVAATLNDAQIEEAAAYLSVTRP; from the coding sequence ATGATCAGTTCACGTTCTAGCACCATGCTGCGCAACCGCTTGCGCTCCCTTTCGATCGCGGCGCTCGTCGGTTTCGCAGGCACCTGTCAAGCACAGCCCGCAGCGAATGCGCAAGATACGGCCGCGGGAACAACGGCGCCGTCCATCGCAACGTGTGTCGCGTGCCACGGCGCACTGGGCGCCGGCACCGTAAGCGGTGGGCCGCGGCTTGCCGGCAAGGATCCCGTTTATCTCGCCCATGCATTGTCAATGTTCAAGGCGGGCACTCGCGCGAGCACTGTCATGCAGCCGGTCGCGCTCAATCTATCCGATAGCGACATACAGCAACTCGCAAACTTTTTTTCCAGCCAGGATCCGCCGCTTGCCAAAGGTGCACCGCCGCCGCAGAGTCTGGTGATCGCCGGAAAGCAGCTCGCCGAGATGGGTGCTGGCTCCAACGTTCCCGCCTGTTTCAGCTGTCACGGGGCCGGCGGCAAGGGCAACGGGGCTCGCTTTCCGGGCATCGCGGGTGAACCGGCGGCATTTGTCGTTACCCGGTTACACGAATTTCAGGAGCGCGCGAAGGGAAAACCGCCGGCGCCGGGTTCGATGACAGCCGTTGCGGCGACATTGAACGATGCGCAGATCGAAGAGGCCGCGGCTTATCTTTCGGTGACCAGACCTTGA
- a CDS encoding GYD domain-containing protein, producing MATYVVLAQFTDQGIRNIKNSPQRAGQAAELAKSFGCEMKQIFWTVGKYDIVTVIDAPDEQSFAAFGYALGSAGNVRTQTLRAFTKDECSAIIGKLP from the coding sequence ATGGCGACCTATGTGGTTCTTGCACAATTCACCGATCAGGGCATACGTAACATCAAGAACAGCCCGCAGCGGGCTGGTCAAGCGGCGGAGTTGGCCAAGAGCTTTGGCTGTGAAATGAAACAGATCTTCTGGACGGTAGGCAAATATGACATTGTCACGGTGATCGACGCACCGGATGAGCAAAGCTTCGCGGCATTCGGCTACGCGCTGGGGTCCGCGGGCAATGTCCGCACGCAAACGCTCCGTGCCTTCACGAAGGATGAATGCAGCGCGATTATCGGCAAACTTCCATAA
- the glnA gene encoding type I glutamate--ammonia ligase, with amino-acid sequence MSSTPQAPASPLTVSVEAGRFHVARPGSANEVIDLVRQKNIQIVDLKFTDLPGLWQHFSITLPEVHPDLFEAGIGFDGSSIRGFQEIHESDMLLRPDPATAFVDPVCDTPTLSIICDVVDPILQQPYSRDPRYVAKKAENYLRQTGIATTCYIGPELEFFIFDSIRFGQNQHCGFYYVESSEGDWNTGRDEGAYGGGNLGYKQRYKEGYFPVPPHDTLQEIRSEIALTLQQAGVQIEVHHHEVATAGQNEIDMRFATLTRMADNVMIYKYVCKNVARRHGKVATFMPKPLFADNASGMHCHQSLWKDDENLFYDANGWALTSDMCRWYIGGLLQHAPALMAFCAPTTNSYKRLVPGYEAPVNLAMSQRNRSAAARIPMYSDSPNARRVEFRCPDPSANAYLAFAAMLMAGLDGIENRTDPGDPLDRNIYDLSPEQTHNIRQVPGSLDAALAALESDTAFLRKGDVFTEDVLQTWIEYKRKREIDSIKLRPHPWEFYLYFDT; translated from the coding sequence ATGTCCAGCACGCCACAAGCGCCGGCATCGCCTCTCACGGTGTCCGTCGAAGCAGGCCGCTTCCACGTCGCTCGACCAGGCAGCGCGAATGAGGTGATCGATCTGGTGCGGCAAAAAAATATCCAGATCGTCGATCTGAAGTTCACCGACTTGCCCGGACTCTGGCAGCACTTTTCGATCACGCTTCCTGAAGTTCACCCGGACCTTTTTGAGGCCGGAATCGGCTTTGACGGCTCGTCGATTCGCGGCTTTCAGGAGATTCACGAATCGGACATGCTGCTCAGACCCGATCCGGCGACCGCCTTTGTGGATCCGGTGTGTGACACGCCAACTCTGTCGATCATCTGCGACGTGGTCGACCCGATTTTGCAGCAGCCGTATTCACGCGATCCGCGCTATGTGGCGAAAAAGGCGGAAAACTATCTACGCCAAACCGGTATTGCGACCACATGCTACATCGGGCCCGAACTCGAGTTCTTCATCTTCGACTCGATCCGTTTCGGTCAGAACCAGCACTGCGGCTTCTACTATGTCGAGTCGTCCGAGGGCGACTGGAATACTGGCCGCGACGAGGGCGCGTATGGCGGCGGCAATCTCGGCTATAAGCAGCGCTACAAGGAGGGCTATTTCCCGGTGCCGCCTCACGACACGCTACAGGAAATCCGCTCGGAGATCGCGTTGACGCTGCAGCAGGCCGGCGTACAGATTGAAGTGCATCACCACGAAGTCGCGACCGCCGGTCAGAACGAAATCGACATGCGCTTTGCAACGCTCACACGCATGGCTGACAACGTGATGATCTACAAGTACGTTTGCAAGAACGTCGCGCGCCGGCACGGGAAAGTCGCGACTTTCATGCCGAAGCCGCTGTTTGCCGACAACGCGAGCGGCATGCACTGTCACCAGAGTCTGTGGAAAGACGACGAGAACCTCTTTTACGACGCAAACGGTTGGGCGCTGACCTCCGACATGTGCCGCTGGTACATTGGCGGCTTGCTGCAACATGCCCCCGCGCTGATGGCTTTTTGCGCCCCGACTACCAATTCATACAAGCGTCTCGTCCCAGGATACGAGGCACCCGTCAATCTGGCAATGTCGCAGCGCAACCGTTCGGCAGCGGCGCGCATCCCGATGTATTCGGATTCGCCCAATGCGCGGCGCGTCGAGTTCCGCTGTCCGGACCCGTCGGCCAATGCGTACCTGGCGTTCGCGGCGATGCTGATGGCCGGCCTCGATGGTATTGAGAACAGGACGGATCCGGGCGATCCGCTCGACCGGAACATCTACGACCTATCGCCCGAACAGACCCACAACATACGGCAGGTTCCGGGCTCGCTCGACGCGGCGCTGGCGGCGCTGGAGTCCGACACGGCATTTCTGCGCAAGGGCGATGTTTTCACCGAAGACGTGCTGCAGACCTGGATCGAATACAAGCGCAAACGCGAGATCGACTCGATCAAATTGCGTCCGCATCCGTGGGAGTTTTACCTGTATTTCGATACTTGA
- a CDS encoding universal stress protein gives MFKHLLVPTDGSALSEAAIQMTVTLAVESGAKVTGLHVIPEFHVLAYGTEMIADNEDRIIEAARQRADDYLGLVKQAAAQAGVECNTVAVNRAHPYEAIISVAAQQNCDLIVMASHGRSGMRAFLLGSETQKVLTHSQIPVLVVRQSTSTAAPPGR, from the coding sequence ATGTTCAAGCATCTGCTGGTGCCGACCGACGGCTCGGCGCTTTCCGAGGCCGCCATTCAGATGACGGTAACGCTCGCCGTGGAAAGCGGAGCCAAAGTCACGGGACTTCATGTCATTCCGGAGTTTCATGTCCTCGCCTATGGCACGGAGATGATCGCGGACAACGAGGATCGAATCATTGAGGCCGCGCGGCAGCGTGCGGACGACTACCTCGGGCTGGTCAAACAAGCTGCTGCGCAAGCAGGTGTCGAGTGCAATACGGTTGCGGTGAATCGCGCTCATCCTTACGAGGCGATTATCAGCGTTGCAGCACAGCAGAACTGTGATCTCATTGTCATGGCGTCCCACGGCCGAAGTGGCATGCGGGCGTTTTTGCTCGGCAGCGAGACGCAGAAGGTCCTGACACACAGTCAGATCCCGGTCCTCGTCGTCCGGCAGTCGACGTCGACCGCCGCGCCTCCGGGGCGATAG
- a CDS encoding aspartate aminotransferase family protein, protein MSRNNDAVFWRNARQHLIRYGGTFEPMIIERAQGSFVYDADGRAILDFTSGQMSAVLGHSHPDIVAVINEYAGKLDHLFSGMLSRPVVELATRLADITPDGLDRALLLSTGAESNEAAIRMAKLVTGKYEIVGFAQSWHGMTGHAASATYSAGRKGVGPAAVGSFAIPAPFLYRPRFERNGEYDWLAELDYAFDLIDRQSSGNLAAFIAEPILSSGGIIELPVGYMAALKRKCEERGMLLILDEAQTGIGRTGTMFAFQRDGVTPDILTLSKTLGAGLPLAAVVTSAQIEERAHELGYLFYTTHVSDPLPAAVGLRVLDVVEREGLVARANQMGERLKRGLLDLMERFECIGDIRGRGLLLGMEIVKDRRTREPADGLGSRITRECMDLGLSMNIVQLPGMGGVFRIAPPLTVHEEEIDLGLELLGRAIARSL, encoded by the coding sequence GTGTCCCGAAACAATGACGCAGTCTTCTGGCGCAACGCCAGGCAGCACCTCATCCGCTATGGCGGCACCTTCGAGCCGATGATCATCGAGCGCGCCCAGGGCAGCTTCGTCTACGACGCGGACGGCCGCGCGATCCTGGATTTCACCTCCGGGCAGATGAGCGCGGTGCTTGGGCACAGCCATCCGGACATCGTCGCGGTCATCAACGAATACGCCGGCAAGCTCGACCACCTCTTCAGCGGGATGCTGTCGCGGCCCGTGGTCGAGCTGGCAACCCGTCTGGCCGACATCACGCCCGACGGACTCGACCGCGCCCTGTTGCTCAGCACAGGCGCGGAGTCGAACGAGGCCGCCATTCGCATGGCGAAGCTGGTCACCGGCAAATATGAAATCGTCGGCTTCGCGCAGTCGTGGCATGGCATGACGGGGCATGCCGCATCGGCGACTTACAGCGCCGGTCGCAAAGGCGTCGGTCCGGCGGCCGTCGGCTCCTTCGCGATCCCCGCTCCGTTCCTGTACCGGCCGCGTTTCGAACGCAACGGTGAGTACGATTGGCTGGCGGAACTGGACTACGCCTTCGATCTCATCGACCGTCAGTCCAGCGGCAATCTCGCTGCTTTTATCGCCGAGCCGATCCTCAGCTCCGGCGGAATCATCGAACTGCCAGTAGGCTACATGGCCGCACTCAAGCGCAAATGCGAGGAGCGCGGCATGTTGCTGATCCTCGATGAAGCGCAAACCGGGATCGGGCGCACGGGCACGATGTTCGCCTTTCAGCGCGATGGCGTCACGCCCGACATTCTCACGCTGTCGAAGACGCTCGGTGCCGGTTTGCCGCTCGCGGCCGTCGTGACTTCCGCGCAGATCGAGGAGCGGGCCCATGAATTGGGCTACCTGTTCTATACGACCCATGTGTCCGATCCGCTCCCCGCCGCCGTCGGGCTGCGGGTGCTGGATGTGGTCGAACGCGAGGGGCTGGTCGCGCGTGCGAACCAGATGGGTGAGCGGCTCAAACGCGGTCTGCTGGATCTGATGGAACGCTTTGAGTGCATCGGCGACATTCGCGGACGCGGGCTGCTTCTGGGCATGGAGATCGTCAAGGACCGCCGCACCAGGGAGCCGGCGGATGGGCTGGGCTCGAGGATCACCCGCGAGTGCATGGATCTGGGGCTCAGCATGAACATCGTGCAGTTGCCCGGCATGGGCGGCGTCTTCCGGATCGCTCCGCCGTTGACCGTCCACGAGGAGGAGATCGACCTGGGCCTGGAACTGCTCGGACGAGCGATCGCACGTTCGCTGTAG
- a CDS encoding LysR substrate-binding domain-containing protein produces MDYFAAVRAFVCAADLQSFSKTAHEMAVKTSTVSRYVSELEKDLGIALFNRSTRGLVLTEGGRLFREHAMIALQALDDARQVTSSLNRTPQGVLRVTMPSTFGRRHIVPHLPAFMARYPDIDLDIVSTDETLNMIEAGIDVAIRIGVLPDSSLMARRIAPHHRIVCGSPAYFERSGMPRVPEDLAAHDTLRLALLPDDKWSFTRIADAQAASQQVLVALRGRLRADDSEAVLQLAVAGCGLALLPTWLASTALREGHLQHALPEWEARTGRAEPAVWAVYPPKKIVSSKVRAFVDFYAAAIGEPPYWDDGLALALQP; encoded by the coding sequence ATGGATTACTTTGCCGCGGTACGCGCCTTCGTGTGCGCAGCGGACCTGCAGAGCTTCAGCAAGACGGCCCATGAAATGGCAGTCAAGACCTCGACCGTCTCGCGCTACGTAAGCGAGCTGGAAAAGGATCTGGGCATTGCCCTGTTCAACCGGTCGACGCGAGGGCTTGTCCTGACCGAGGGCGGCAGGCTATTTCGTGAACACGCCATGATTGCCCTGCAGGCGCTCGACGACGCGCGCCAGGTTACGTCGTCACTGAATCGCACACCGCAAGGCGTGCTGCGCGTCACGATGCCGTCGACATTCGGGCGCCGGCACATCGTGCCGCATCTGCCGGCGTTTATGGCGCGCTACCCGGACATTGACCTGGATATCGTGTCGACCGACGAAACGCTCAACATGATCGAGGCTGGCATCGACGTGGCGATCCGTATCGGCGTGCTGCCCGATTCGTCGTTGATGGCCAGACGCATTGCGCCGCATCACCGGATCGTCTGCGGCAGCCCGGCGTATTTCGAGCGCAGCGGGATGCCTCGTGTGCCTGAAGATCTGGCGGCGCACGATACGCTTCGCCTGGCTCTGCTGCCGGACGACAAATGGTCTTTCACCCGCATCGCAGATGCGCAGGCAGCGTCGCAGCAGGTGCTGGTGGCATTGCGAGGGCGCTTGCGCGCGGACGACTCCGAAGCCGTGCTGCAACTCGCCGTGGCCGGCTGCGGCCTTGCTCTCCTGCCGACGTGGCTCGCATCCACGGCCCTGCGCGAAGGGCACCTGCAACACGCGCTGCCCGAATGGGAAGCGCGCACGGGACGTGCCGAACCCGCGGTCTGGGCGGTCTACCCGCCGAAGAAAATCGTCTCGTCGAAGGTGCGCGCGTTCGTGGATTTCTACGCCGCGGCAATCGGCGAGCCGCCGTACTGGGACGACGGACTCGCACTGGCGCTTCAGCCTTAA
- a CDS encoding cupin domain-containing protein codes for MLTRTSSAPLAEPADATLDAQYFEYTSSANPIGAKLISRVPFRNFAPSLYADGATRIVPLDLSAELGCPGPATGPGLSANFLRIVAGDALTLAPNATSQLCYVISGSGSVMQAETRFPFGQGDFFTLPGGDAAVLSADTTATLYYVNDAPLLTYLGTTGVEARFAPTLYPAAQAQAELRKVAEEANAGRRNRISVLMGNANFPQTRTVTHVLWAMFGIVPPNSIQKPHRHQSIALDFIAGGQPGVYTLVGTELDENGNIVDPTRVDWEAGMAFVTPPGYWHAHFNETNENAYVIPIQDAGLQTWLRTLDIRFAR; via the coding sequence ATGTTGACCCGCACGTCTTCGGCGCCTCTCGCCGAACCCGCTGACGCGACCCTCGATGCGCAATACTTCGAATACACGTCGTCAGCCAATCCGATCGGCGCGAAGCTCATCTCGCGCGTGCCTTTCCGCAATTTCGCGCCTTCGCTGTACGCAGACGGCGCAACCCGGATCGTGCCGCTGGACCTCTCCGCGGAGTTGGGTTGCCCCGGCCCCGCGACCGGTCCTGGCCTGAGCGCCAATTTCCTGCGTATCGTCGCGGGGGACGCATTGACGCTCGCCCCGAACGCGACCTCGCAGCTTTGCTACGTCATCAGCGGGAGCGGCAGCGTGATGCAAGCCGAGACGCGCTTCCCCTTCGGGCAGGGCGATTTCTTCACGCTGCCCGGTGGCGATGCCGCCGTGCTGTCCGCCGACACGACGGCCACGCTCTATTACGTCAACGACGCGCCGCTGCTCACCTATCTCGGCACGACCGGCGTCGAGGCGCGCTTCGCGCCGACGCTCTATCCGGCCGCCCAGGCGCAGGCGGAATTGCGCAAGGTCGCGGAAGAAGCCAATGCGGGCCGCCGCAACCGCATCAGCGTGCTGATGGGCAACGCCAACTTTCCGCAGACGCGAACGGTCACGCATGTGTTGTGGGCCATGTTCGGCATCGTGCCGCCCAACTCGATCCAGAAGCCGCACCGCCACCAGTCGATTGCACTCGACTTCATCGCCGGAGGCCAGCCAGGCGTCTATACGCTGGTCGGCACCGAACTGGACGAGAACGGCAATATCGTCGATCCGACACGCGTCGATTGGGAGGCCGGGATGGCGTTCGTCACGCCGCCCGGATACTGGCATGCGCATTTCAATGAAACGAACGAAAACGCTTACGTGATTCCGATCCAGGATGCCGGCTTGCAGACCTGGCTGCGCACGCTCGACATCCGCTTCGCCCGTTAA